From one Lycium ferocissimum isolate CSIRO_LF1 chromosome 7, AGI_CSIRO_Lferr_CH_V1, whole genome shotgun sequence genomic stretch:
- the LOC132065256 gene encoding transcription factor MYB3R-1-like, whose product MLDYPDLPLSQATMESDETSKCPSDDTSSLQSVRPLHGRTSGPKRRSRQWIPEEDEILRQAVQQFKGKSWKKIAECFKDRTDVQCLHRWQKVLDPELVKGSWSKEEDDKLIELVSRFGPKKWSTIAQELAGRIGKQCRERWHNHLNPAIKKEAWTQEEELTLIRAHQAYGNKWAELSKYLPGRSDNAIKNHWNSSVKKKLESYLASGLLAQFPALPNVNHQNQSIPSSSMKLQQNSEDESVHKEGTEAEEVTECSQGSTLAGCSQSTSDWGNTFVHIRENGGMSEESIREKNANSSGAPCPRNYTPAFRDVSCSMPKVPSELVDSKFHEHKFSYDWVNSIGEDWQFNRDDIPSISLPEFIQESSGHYMHCLHGNENHDLVTYPLQTAMESGATFNVGNMVEDPYKPNEMFDGCRIVYPEAGIPQCSPSETGVNGSGEPADSSIYESSNYQIPEAGNMAPQNCNALCFDDFEASFHQRFSVPSQFSSEDRSLVFGIASDQFHYPPLENPVQESFTSRCDGFICPSEFGTPSNENGIENEVMKDEPDHTKDSSRLEEQKDGGSLCYEPPRFPSLDAPFMCCDIKQSVSDTQQEYSPFGIRQMMMSSANCLTPLRLWDSPSKDDSPDAILKSAAKTFTGTPSILKKRHRDLVSPLSEKRCGKKLETDLNMFEESANEKVSTEDKENLRPSSEDGRKEEGDGVTGLSCNGNSERQLDGGGAHYHKELHSERNGANDATGKVKQPSGVLVELRSNDMLFSPDRFLIKCDRATSLSNKALGNQYARRLEAASNQVTASSSFETSCLSIVCSPDILGKHRSTTQSTMSIALENTAENSENGFGAETSNIFGETPFKRSIESPSAWKSPWFMNSFLSSLSYDTELAFEDLLFMSPGDRSYDAIGLMKQLSEQTAPSIADARQILGNETPETILSERNSKKQKTDENCAQASNAISERRTLDFSECGTPGKGKETTKFGSNSSFSSPSSYLLKCCR is encoded by the exons CGGAATGTTTTAAGGACCGGACAGATGTGCAATGCCTGCACAGGTGGCAGAAAGTTCTTGATCCCGAACTTGTCAAAGGTTCATGGTCTAAAGAG GAAGATGATAAACTAATTGAATTAGTGAGCAGATTTGGCCCCAAAAAATGGTCCACCATTGCACAGGAGTTAGCAGGACGTATTGGAAAGCAATGTCGGGAAAG ATGGCACAATCACCTGAATCCTGCAATAAAGAAAGAAGCTTGGACACAAGAGGAGGAATTGACTCTAATTCGTGCCCACCAAGCTTATGGAAACAAGTGGGCAGAGTTATCAAAATATTTGCCTGGAAG GTCAGACAATGCAATAAAAAATCACTGGAATAGTTCTGTCAAAAAGAAACTGGAATCATATTTGGCATCAGGTTTACTTGCACAGTTCCCTGCACTGCCTAATGTCAACCATCAGAACCAATCAATCCCTTCTTCGTCTATGAAGTTGCAACAAAATAGTGAAGATGAAAGTGTTCACAAAGAAGGAACAGAAGCAGAGGAAGTTACGGAATGTAGTCAAGGTTCGACTCTTGCTGGTTGTTCCCAGTCTACAAGTGACTGGGGCAATACATTTGTGCATATAAGAGAGAATGGTGGGATGTCGGAGGAATCAATTCGTGAAAAGAATGCAAACTCCAGCGGGGCACCATGTCCTAGGAACTATACCCCAGCTTTTCGAGATGTTTCTTGTTCAATGCCAAAAGTTCCCAGTGAACTTGTGGATTCCAAGTTCCATGAGCATAAGTTCTCATATGACTGGGTCAATTCCATAGGAGAAGATTGGCAGTTTAATAGGGATGACATACCTAGTATTTCTCTTCCGGAGTTCATTCAGGAATCCTCAGGACATTACATGCACTGTTTACATGGCAATGAGAACCATGATTTGGTAACCTATCCATTGCAAACGGCAATGGAATCTGGAGCAACTTTTAACGTAGGAAACATGGTTGAGGATCCATATAAACCCAATGAAATGTTTGATGGTTGCAGGATCGTATATCCTGAGGCGGGAATTCCTCAATGCTCTCCGTCCGAAACTGGGGTTAATGGCAGTGGTGAACCTGCAGATTCGTCAATTTACGAATCATCAAACTATCAGATCCCTGAAGCAGGAAATATGGCTCCACAAAACTGCAATGctttatgttttgatgattttgaagcTTCATTCCATCAGCGATTTTCTGTTCCTTCGCAATTTTCTTCTGAGGATAGATCACTTGTGTTTGGTATTGCTTCAGATCAGTTCCATTATCCTCCACTTGAAAACCCAGTTCAAGAGTCCTTCACCAGTAGATGTGATGGTTTTATATGTCCAAGTGAGTTTGGCACCCCTTCCAATGAAAATGGCATAGAGAATGAGGTCATGAAAGATGAACCTGATCATACAAAAGATTCCTCAAGGCTAGAAGAACAGAAAGATGGAGGATCTTTATGCTACGAGCCTCCTCGCTTTCCAAGCTTGGATGCCCCCTTCATGTGTTGTGATATTAAACAATCTGTTTCAGATACACAGCAAGAGTACAGCCCTTTTGGCATCCGCCAAATGATGATGTCTTCTGCAAACTGCCTTACTCCATTAAGGTTGTGGGACTCACCATCAAAAGATGATAGTCCAGATGCTATCTTGAAAAGTGCTGCCAAAACTTTCACTGGGACACCTTCTATATTAAAGAAGCGACACCGTGATTTGGTGTCGCCTTTGTCAGAAAAGAGATGTGGGAAAAAGCTTGAAACTGATCTCAATATGTTTGAGGAGTCAGCCAATGAAAAAGTGTCTACTGAAGACAAAGAAAATCTACGTCCATCCTCAGAAGATGGAAGAAAGGAGGAGGGTGATGGAGTAACTGGACTTTCATGCAATGGAAATTCAGAGAGACAATTAGATGGTGGTGGTGCTCACTACCATAAAGAGCTCCATAGTGAAAGAAATGGAGCCAATGATGCAACGGGAAAG GTAAAACAACCTTCTGGAGTTCTGGTTGAGCTTCGCTCAAATGACATGCTTTTCTCTCCTGATCGTTTCTTGATCAAGTGTGATAGAGCTACAAGTCTGAGTAATAAAGCTTTAGGTAACCAGTATGCTAGACGACTTGAAGCTGCATCAAATCAAGTTACTGCTTCATCCTCCTTTGAGACTTCATGCTTGTCTATTGTTTGCTCTCCTGACATACTTGGGAAGCATAGAAGCACAACGCAATCTACTATGTCAATTGCATTGGAGAATACAGCTGAAAATTCTGAAAATGGATTTGGTGCTGAGACTTCAAACAT ATTTGGAGAGACACCTTTTAAAAGGAGTATTGAATCTCCTTCAGCATGGAAATCTCCATGGTTCATGAATTCTTTTCTGTCTAGCCTAAGCTATGATACAGAACTTGCATTTGAG GATCTTCTTTTTATGAGCCCGGGTGATAGAAGCTATGATGCTATTGGGTTAATGAAGCAATTAAGTGAGCAAACTGCACCTTCAATTGCTGATGCCCGTCAGATCTTGGGAAATGAAACTCCAGAAACAATCCTGTCGGAaaggaattccaagaaacaGAAAACAGATGAAAATTGTGCCCAGGCTTCAAATGCTATC AGTGAGAGACGCACACTTGATTTCAGTGAATGTGGAACGCCGGGAAAGGGAAAAGAGACTACCAAATTTGGAAGCAACAGCAGCTTTTCCAGTCCTTCCTCCTACCTGTTGAAGTGCTGCAGATAG